TTTGCTGACCCAATCTGCATTGCGTGATCGATACGCTTACAGCCTCTTTTCCGCAAAAGAGAGCGTATTGAAATGCTGCTACTACGCTTTCGATTGTGTACTGGAATTGAGCAGCATCAATATCACAATGAAAATAAGTGAGAATATTTTCTTTGCCGATATTCGTGGTCATTTAATAAACGAATTTTTTCTTGAAAAATGCAAATCGGTTGGACATATTCGCTGCGATCCAACCCATGTTTACACTGCAATTTGGGTGTAGCAGCCGGCTACTGCCATGAGAATTTCTTTCAGATGCAGCATGAGATATTGATTACAAAGATTATGTGTGTTTAATGAAATGCTCTGAAGGTACCGGAGCGGTCGTGTTATTTTCCAATGCAGAAGTGCGAAAAAATTTCTCCCAGCAAGTCATCAGCAGTAAATTGCCCAGTGATTGATGAGAGAGCGTTTTGCGTCAGCTTGAGTTCTTCCGCTAGAAGCTCCAATTGATATTCACCTTGGGTGAATCTTTGCGCATTCTCCAGATACCGCTTAGCTTGCTGCAGCGCTTCCAGATGGCGTTGCCTGGCCATAAAAACACCCTCACCGGCTTGATTGAAACGCCAACCGGCAATCTCCAATATTTTCCTGCGTAACAGCTCGATCCCTGCGCCAGTTTTGGCTGACAGATAAATTGCACTGTTCCCTGCTTGTTCTTCGATCCTGGGATCTTCGTTCACCAGATCAATTTTGTTGAATATTGTGATGCGCGGCTTGCCTGCAGGAATGGCATTTTGCACCGAACCTTCCGCAATGGACCGGCACCGGCTGCTATCCATTAGCCGGAGCACCAGGGTAGCTTCTTTAATCGCTGCGAGTGTGCGTTCGATACCCTTTTGTTCCACTACATCCTCAGTTTCTCTGAGCCCCGCTGTGTCGATGACATGAACCGGCATGCCGGCAATGGAAATGGTGCGTTGAATCGTGTCCCGCGTGGTTCCAGGAATCTCCGTAACGATGGCGGCTTCTTCTTGCGCCAATTGGTTCAGTAAGCTGGATTTACCCACATTGGGCGCGCCCATCAACACAATGCGAATACCTTCCTGCAGCAGATTGCCTTGCCGTGCGGCCAGGAATATCTGCTCAAGCAAAACTTGGATATGCTCCAGTTTTTCGATAATTTGCAAAGTTTGCAGATTATCGGTTTCTTCTTCGGGGAAATCCAACGTGGCTTCAATGAGCATGCGCAGCCTGATCAGTAAGCTTACGAGTTCTTCGATCCGGGATGAAAAGTTGCCTTGCAATGAATGAATGGCGCAACGCGCGGCTTCATGAGTACCGGCTTCGATAACCGCGGCAACGCTTTCCGCTTGAATCAGATCAATTTTATCATTGAGATAAGCGCGTAACGTAAACTCTCCCGGTTGCGCCAAACGGGCGCCAGCTGCAAGGCAGCGACTGAGCAATAGATCCATAACCGCCGGCCCGCCATGCCCTTGTAACTCGAGAACATCCTCTCCCGTGTACGAATGCGGAGCAGGAAAGTAAAGCGCGATACCTTGATCGATGATTTGCCCGTCAGTATCCAGAAATTTACTGAGACAGGCATAACGAGCCTTGGGAAGCTTACCCAAAATCGCTTCCGCCAGTTTTGTCAGATGCTTGCCGGAAATTCGAATCACACCGATTCCACCCCGTCCGGGTGGTGTTGCAATTGCTGCAATAATATCAGAGCTTACTATTGATCAACTCCATGACTGCGATAGGCTGTGGACAGTCACTGGCGGTTACTGAGAATGCGCAATAACCGCCCACGATTTTTACTTTTTCCTTGTTTTCTTGCCGGCAGGAGCGCTTTTTGCTTTTACCGGTGCTTTGCCTTTGGCGGCGACCGCTACTTGGCTCGGTTGTTGTTTTTTCTCATTTTGCTGACTGCTTGCTGCAGGAACCGCCTCCGCTTGAGTTGCTGTTTCTTCTTCAGCAGACAAGACAGCTAGTTGAGGATTCTCCTTTGCTTGTTCAGGTTTGTCCTTAATTTTTTTCTTGTTATTTTTATCTTTGTTGGCATCCTCTTCGGCCTTATTCTCATACATGCGCGTTATTTGCCATTGCTGCGCAATAGAGAGAATGTTGTTACACAGGGAGTACAGCACGAGACCTGCTGGGAAGAAGAAAAAGAAAACACTGAAAGCAATCGGCATGATCTGCATGACTTTTGCCTGGATTGGGTCCGCCGGTGTCGGGCTGAGTTTCGACTGAATCCACATCGATATGCCCATAATCACCGGCAGCACATAATACGGATCGGGCACCGACATGTCGGTTATCCATAACGCGAGCGGCGCGTAGCGCAATTCAACCGCTGCCAGCAATGTCCAGAACAACGCAATGAATACCGGAATTTGCACCAGAATCGGTAAACATCCTCCCATCGGATTGATTTTCTCTTCTTTGTAAAACTCCATCATTACTTGGTGCATACGCTGGCGGTCGCTCGCATACTGCTCACGAATACGCTGCAATTTAGGCGTCACCACCCGCATTTTCGCCATGGAACGATAGCCCGCAGCCGATAATGGGAAGAACAGCAGCTTGACCGTCAATGTCAGGAGAATAATAGCCGCTCCCCAATTATCGGTCCATGAATGATAGAAGGAAAGCAACCAGAACAGCGGTTTGGCAAGAACCGTCAACCAACCGTAATCAACCGTCAGATCGAGACCGGGCGCAAGCTCTGCAAGTTTGTTTTGTTCTTGCGGACCGGCATAGAAAGGCATCGTAATACTTTTCTCTTGCCCCGGTTCTATTGCGCCGACCGGTGCGATGACACCGGCAGTGTATTGGTTGGGTGCCAGACGCTTGGCAAAATATTCACGCGGCGTATTTTTTGGCGGCAGCCAAGCCGTCAAAAAATAATGCTCGAGCATAGCTATCCAGCCGTTATCCGCATTCGTCGGATATTCCGCCTTGTTTTTATCCAGATCGGAAAATTTTATTTTCAGAAACTTTTCTTCATCCGTATACATCGCCGGCCCGGTATAGGAATGAACCATGGTATTGGCGTCCGTAGGATCGTTTGCATCCCGCAACATCTGAAAATAAGAGAATGGATTAATCGCAGTTTCACTGTGATTTACGATTTCAAATTCAACATCAATGACATAACTGCCACGATGGAAAGTATAGATCTTGGCCGCTTGCACACCATTGACTTCCGGCGCGAGAAGACGCACCACAACCTTGTTCTGGCCCGGCTCCAGCTCATAGTTATAATTTTTCGAGTCTACGGTATATTTTGTTTTGTGACTCGGCAGACCATCACCGATCAATCCGGACTGCACAACCTGGAATCGCGCGGTTTTATCCAGTAATAACTCATAGGGTTTGTTCACATCTTCCCGGGATGGATGCGCAAGCAAACCTAGCTGCCGGATATCGCCACCTGCTGTATCGATTTCCGCGACAACCAGATCCGTTTTGACATGGATTTTCTCACCGTTAACAAACAGATTGGGCGTTATCGACGGACTGACGCCTTCGATTTCTGAGGCAGTTCCAGTCCCGCTCGCAGAAGCGGTCAATTCATCGCCGGGTACCGGCAATGGATCATGGCGCTGACTTGCGGAATCTGTAGTTGCTCCAGACATCACTTGCGAAGCAGGTGGATATAATTCTTTTTGCCATGCATCCCACAAAAATAATAGCGACGTGGAAAAGATGATGATCAGTATGAGTTTTCTTGTTTCCATTATTTATCTAATCAAGTTAATTTTTCGGCAAAACCGTATGGTTGTTGTGCGTACCCATCCGTAGTTTGGTTACTGGTTTTTATTTCCATTGATGGTAGCGCTGCTTGTCGAAATTTTTTATGTATACAGTAGCATGACTAATTACAGTTGCATTGATTCGGCATCAAGGAACAGGCTCATAACCGCCCTTACTCCAGGGATTACAGCGCAGTATGCGCCAAACACTTAACCGCGTTCCACGCAACAAACCATATTTTGCATATGCCTCACAGGCATATTGCGAGCAAGTCGGACTAAAACGGCACGATGGCGCAAAAAGAGGACTGATACAATATTGGTAGATTTTTATTAATGCAACAATTAACCGTGACATTGCTGTAGTCGAAGCATCAGTAATTGTGTTTCAGTAGCCAGTTTTTTCAGTGCATTCCTTGGAACAGGCCGCCGCAATCGTATCACCCAATCCATTTTCATTGTTTGATCGTTAAACCGATTCTTGCGAAATACGTCCCGCAAAATACGCTTAATTTTATTGCGCTTAACTGCAAATCGTTCAATTCTTTTCGAAACAATCAATCCCAGCCGCGCATATTCAAATTCATTCGGCTTCATATAAATCTGAATTAAATCACCGCTGGTCTGACATTTGAAATTGATTACTGCAGCAAACTCCGTTGCCTTATGTAACCTGCAATTTTTTGGCAAAGAATAGGTTTCAACAAATCTAAAAATAAAAATATCCGATCAGATCTAGACGCTTAATCGAGCGCGACCTTTTGCACGGCGAGCACGAATCACTGCCGCTCCACCGCGTGTTCTCATACGCACTAAAAATCCATGTGTACGTTTTCTTCTTGTTACTGAGGGCTGATAAGTACGTTTCATTTCTCTCTCTAGCTTATTTAGTCAATAGAACCGCGTATTAAAACTTGTTATGGGGTTTTATGTCAATGTTTTTCTAAATCCATTTGCAAATAAAGACTTTAATTACTTTAAATGTCACTCTTACCGCATTGTGCCGCTTGTGGTTACTTTGCCGATCGCTTTGTTTTGTTAAAATCCGGTTGATTGATCTATCGAATATTAACCGCACGCCCCGTTTGAAATAATCGCATACATGAGTACACCCTGCCCGTTCGATAACATCCGCATCGTGTTAAGCCACACGAGCCACCCCGGTAATATTGGCGCGGTTGCGCGCGCGATGAAAACGATGGGGTTGAATGCCTTGTATCTGGTCAATCCGAAATCCTTTCCAGATCCGGAAGCAGTGGCGCGAGCCGCGAATGCTGACGACATCCTGCAGCAAGCTAAGATTTGCCGCGAACTTGACGAGGCACTGGAAAATACCGTCCTGACCGCCGCGATTACCGCACGGCCGCGCGATCTTTCGCACACCACTTTCGATGCCCGGCTGGGTGCAATTGAACTAGTGCAGCTGGCCCGGCAACAACCGGTAGCCTTGCTGTTCGGCCCGGAAAACTCCGGTCTCACAACGGCAGAAGTGAATAAATGCCAGATCATTGTCCATATCCCGGCGAATCCGCACTATTCATCGTTAAATCTGGCGAGCGCGGTGCAGATCATGACCTATGAGTTGCTCATGGCGCTCACCGGGAATGCAATACCTTCTCCTGTCAAGGGGGAGTTGGCAGATTTCAACGAAATGGAATTATTGTACGCGCATCTTGAACAATTGATGTCCGCCAGCGGTTTTCTCGATCCGCAAAAACCCAAACTGCTGATGCGGCGCATTCGCCGCCTGTTTGCACGGGCACGGCTGGAAAAGGAGGAAGTACAGATTCTGCGCGGTATCCTGACCGCGCTAGGCAAACGCTGGTAACGGCGACTACTTTTGCATTGTCAGCTAATTTTCCTTGATCAGCGTACCAATCCCCTGATCGGTCAAAATTTCCAGTAACAATGCATGTTCCACACGCCCGTCTATGATGTGACAGGATCTGACGCCCTTCTTAACAGCATCGAGCGCCGATCCGATCTTAGGCAGCATACCGCCGGATATGGTGCCATCGGCAAATAATTCATCCACTCTCTGCGCAGTCAAACCGGTCAGCAAATCACCGTTTTTATTCAAAACCCCCGGAATATTGGATAACAAAATCAGTTTTTCCGCTTTAAGAATTTCCGCCAGCTTACCGGCAACAAGGTCAGCATTAATATTATAGGATTCTCCATCTGCGCCCACGCCGATTGGCGCGATCACCGGGATAAAATCCTGCGTATCGAGCAACGCGATAAGCGCCGGATCGATCGATTCGATTTCGCCGACTTGACCGATATTGATCCATTTCCCTGCGATTTCACGGTCCGCCATGAGCATTTTCTTGGCACGGATAAAAGCCCCGTCTTTACCCGTCAAACCGACAGCCTTGCCACCGTGGCGATTGATCAGGTTCACGATATCTTTATTCACCGACCCACCCAGCACCATCTCCACCACATTCATAGTCTCGGCATCCGTCACGCGCATGCCTTGAATGAACTCGCCTTGCTTACCGACGCGTTTAAGCATTTCATCGATCTGCGGACCGCCGCCGTGCACAACCACCGGATTCATGCCGACCAGCTTCAGCAACACCACATCGCGTGCAAATCCATGTTTCAGGTTTTCTTCAATCATCGCATTGCCACCATATTTAATGACGATGGTTTTACCATGGAAACGTTGAATATACGGCAGCGCCTCAGCCAGAATCTTGGCTTTGTCTCTTGCTACGATAGGGGAAGTCGACATGGTTCTCTCAATCACTTATTAAACAATTTTTAAAATAGGATCTGGATGATGCAAAAAGGTTTTCATTCGCGCGCAACCTGTAAAAATCTTTCATCACCAGCCAATTGGAATAAGCTCAATTGCCGCCATTGCCGTCCTTCCGCATCTTTATACTGCGCAGTAACGCACTTGGGTAATTTCTTTTTAGCCGGTTTTACCGGGATGAATTCGGACAACCCCCTGATCCCCAGCATATTGTTGACAATGAAGCCGCCATAGAGCTTATTACCCGTTATAACCAGCAGAATGCGTGACTTCTGATTGAACGCCACTGGATTACCACCTAGGTAAACCCCGAGATCCGTTATCCCGTAAAGATTTCCGCGCACATTGGCTAATCCGAGAAACCACGGCTGCGTCAGCGGAACATGCGCTAATTTGGGTATCGGTATCACCTCATTGACTTCCGCCATCGGTATTAGATAACGTTCCTCCCCCGCTGCAACACCCAAAACGGCTGACGAGGCCCCATCGTTAGCCTTACGGGCCATTTCTTCTGCCGCTACTAACTGGGATTTTTCAGCGTTTGTCATCTCCGTATCTCACTTCTTCTATCGCCACTAAGAGGCAATTGATTATTCGTTGTATGGCTATTTTACTGTATTATCGGTCATTGAAATTTGAATTGTACGGAGTCGAAAAATGAATGATCACAAGTGCTGCTGGCTGTCCTTTCTCCTGTTTTTGCCATTTCTAACGGGATGTGTTCCCATGTTTGCCATCGGTACCGCGGCCGGAACAGGTGCGTATATCTCAGAAGATCGTAGAACCAGCGGCATGTTCATTGAAGATGAAGGAATCGAACTCAAGAGCGCACGACGCATTAATCAGCAATTCGGCGATAAGGTGCACATCAACGTTACGAGCTATAACCGTATGGTGCTATTGACCGGCGAAGCTCCTTCAGAAACAATCAAAACGGATATCGGCAAACTCGTAATGGGTGTCGATAATGTACGCAGAATTTTCAACGAAATTGCGATCGCCGGAAATACTTCTCTGGCTTCACGCAGTAACGACACACTACTGACTTCCAAAGTGAAGGCGCGTTTTCTTGCTGAACGCAAATTTCAAATCAAT
The nucleotide sequence above comes from Gammaproteobacteria bacterium. Encoded proteins:
- the yidD gene encoding membrane protein insertion efficiency factor YidD, whose protein sequence is MSRLIVALIKIYQYCISPLFAPSCRFSPTCSQYACEAYAKYGLLRGTRLSVWRILRCNPWSKGGYEPVP
- a CDS encoding BON domain-containing protein, translating into MNDHKCCWLSFLLFLPFLTGCVPMFAIGTAAGTGAYISEDRRTSGMFIEDEGIELKSARRINQQFGDKVHINVTSYNRMVLLTGEAPSETIKTDIGKLVMGVDNVRRIFNEIAIAGNTSLASRSNDTLLTSKVKARFLAERKFQINHVKIVTENEVVYLLGVVTRQEADSAAQIASSTSGVKKVVKVFEYLN
- the rnpA gene encoding ribonuclease P protein component — encoded protein: MFRFVETYSLPKNCRLHKATEFAAVINFKCQTSGDLIQIYMKPNEFEYARLGLIVSKRIERFAVKRNKIKRILRDVFRKNRFNDQTMKMDWVIRLRRPVPRNALKKLATETQLLMLRLQQCHG
- the yidC gene encoding membrane protein insertase YidC, which codes for METRKLILIIIFSTSLLFLWDAWQKELYPPASQVMSGATTDSASQRHDPLPVPGDELTASASGTGTASEIEGVSPSITPNLFVNGEKIHVKTDLVVAEIDTAGGDIRQLGLLAHPSREDVNKPYELLLDKTARFQVVQSGLIGDGLPSHKTKYTVDSKNYNYELEPGQNKVVVRLLAPEVNGVQAAKIYTFHRGSYVIDVEFEIVNHSETAINPFSYFQMLRDANDPTDANTMVHSYTGPAMYTDEEKFLKIKFSDLDKNKAEYPTNADNGWIAMLEHYFLTAWLPPKNTPREYFAKRLAPNQYTAGVIAPVGAIEPGQEKSITMPFYAGPQEQNKLAELAPGLDLTVDYGWLTVLAKPLFWLLSFYHSWTDNWGAAIILLTLTVKLLFFPLSAAGYRSMAKMRVVTPKLQRIREQYASDRQRMHQVMMEFYKEEKINPMGGCLPILVQIPVFIALFWTLLAAVELRYAPLALWITDMSVPDPYYVLPVIMGISMWIQSKLSPTPADPIQAKVMQIMPIAFSVFFFFFPAGLVLYSLCNNILSIAQQWQITRMYENKAEEDANKDKNNKKKIKDKPEQAKENPQLAVLSAEEETATQAEAVPAASSQQNEKKQQPSQVAVAAKGKAPVKAKSAPAGKKTRKK
- a CDS encoding chemotaxis protein CheW, which gives rise to MARKANDGASSAVLGVAAGEERYLIPMAEVNEVIPIPKLAHVPLTQPWFLGLANVRGNLYGITDLGVYLGGNPVAFNQKSRILLVITGNKLYGGFIVNNMLGIRGLSEFIPVKPAKKKLPKCVTAQYKDAEGRQWRQLSLFQLAGDERFLQVARE
- the mnmE gene encoding tRNA uridine-5-carboxymethylaminomethyl(34) synthesis GTPase MnmE → MVSSDIIAAIATPPGRGGIGVIRISGKHLTKLAEAILGKLPKARYACLSKFLDTDGQIIDQGIALYFPAPHSYTGEDVLELQGHGGPAVMDLLLSRCLAAGARLAQPGEFTLRAYLNDKIDLIQAESVAAVIEAGTHEAARCAIHSLQGNFSSRIEELVSLLIRLRMLIEATLDFPEEETDNLQTLQIIEKLEHIQVLLEQIFLAARQGNLLQEGIRIVLMGAPNVGKSSLLNQLAQEEAAIVTEIPGTTRDTIQRTISIAGMPVHVIDTAGLRETEDVVEQKGIERTLAAIKEATLVLRLMDSSRCRSIAEGSVQNAIPAGKPRITIFNKIDLVNEDPRIEEQAGNSAIYLSAKTGAGIELLRRKILEIAGWRFNQAGEGVFMARQRHLEALQQAKRYLENAQRFTQGEYQLELLAEELKLTQNALSSITGQFTADDLLGEIFSHFCIGK
- a CDS encoding 4-phosphopantetheinyl transferase family protein; translation: MRYYRQYQPQRRHSGCSSGSKKNTRAFGIDIQEYLSPFPYDTLSNLFSAAERNAILLTQSALRDRYAYSLFSAKESVLKCCYYAFDCVLELSSINITMKISENIFFADIRGHLINEFFLEKCKSVGHIRCDPTHVYTAIWV
- the argB gene encoding acetylglutamate kinase, with the translated sequence MSTSPIVARDKAKILAEALPYIQRFHGKTIVIKYGGNAMIEENLKHGFARDVVLLKLVGMNPVVVHGGGPQIDEMLKRVGKQGEFIQGMRVTDAETMNVVEMVLGGSVNKDIVNLINRHGGKAVGLTGKDGAFIRAKKMLMADREIAGKWINIGQVGEIESIDPALIALLDTQDFIPVIAPIGVGADGESYNINADLVAGKLAEILKAEKLILLSNIPGVLNKNGDLLTGLTAQRVDELFADGTISGGMLPKIGSALDAVKKGVRSCHIIDGRVEHALLLEILTDQGIGTLIKEN
- a CDS encoding RNA methyltransferase, coding for MSTPCPFDNIRIVLSHTSHPGNIGAVARAMKTMGLNALYLVNPKSFPDPEAVARAANADDILQQAKICRELDEALENTVLTAAITARPRDLSHTTFDARLGAIELVQLARQQPVALLFGPENSGLTTAEVNKCQIIVHIPANPHYSSLNLASAVQIMTYELLMALTGNAIPSPVKGELADFNEMELLYAHLEQLMSASGFLDPQKPKLLMRRIRRLFARARLEKEEVQILRGILTALGKRW
- the rpmH gene encoding 50S ribosomal protein L34; this translates as MKRTYQPSVTRRKRTHGFLVRMRTRGGAAVIRARRAKGRARLSV